A stretch of Microbacterium sp. LWH3-1.2 DNA encodes these proteins:
- a CDS encoding DNA-3-methyladenine glycosylase: MARDLWRAATRADLQGLPADVAPRLLGARLTTVVEGETVVVRLTEVEAYHGRGTGPVPDPGSHARMGQTARNATMWGEPGHLYVYLSHGIHSCVNVVCGPDGVAGGVLLRAGQVREGTDAATRRRPAAKTPRDLARGPGRFGDAVGLRHPLHDGIDAITGAPLQGAVARLELLADPLAEVASGPRVGVAGVAGTAAFPWRYWIPGDETVSPFRWGRGAREVSEAT, encoded by the coding sequence ATGGCGCGGGACCTCTGGCGTGCGGCGACCCGCGCAGACCTGCAGGGCCTTCCGGCCGACGTCGCGCCCCGCCTGCTCGGGGCACGCCTGACAACGGTGGTCGAAGGCGAGACGGTGGTAGTGCGACTCACGGAGGTCGAGGCGTACCACGGTCGCGGCACCGGGCCGGTGCCTGATCCCGGCTCGCACGCGCGCATGGGCCAGACCGCCCGCAACGCCACGATGTGGGGCGAGCCCGGCCACCTGTACGTCTATCTCAGCCACGGCATCCACTCCTGCGTCAACGTCGTGTGCGGGCCCGACGGGGTCGCCGGCGGTGTGCTGCTGCGGGCGGGTCAGGTGAGGGAGGGGACGGATGCTGCGACCCGCCGCCGGCCCGCGGCCAAGACACCGCGCGACCTGGCTCGCGGGCCCGGCCGGTTCGGCGATGCGGTGGGGCTGCGGCATCCGTTGCACGACGGCATCGACGCGATCACCGGTGCGCCGCTGCAGGGCGCGGTGGCGAGGCTCGAGCTGCTCGCCGACCCGCTCGCCGAGGTCGCGTCGGGGCCGCGCGTCGGCGTCGCAGGCGTGGCCGGCACCGCCGCGTTCCCGTGGCGGTACTGGATCCCGGGCGATGAGACGGTGTCGCCGTTCCGCTGGGGGCGCGGCGCGCGGGAAGTCAGCGAAGCGACGTGA
- a CDS encoding MFS transporter — MGKWFVLILLSVSQFIMVLDSTVMNVSISTVAHDLGTDISGMQAAITFYALTMAAFMLTGGKLGDRWGRSLAFRIGSVIYGIGSLTTALSPNLTVLMLGWSLVEGLGAVLVIPAIAALAAINYTGRERVVAFAVLGAVTGGAAAAGPLIGGLVTTYSSWRYVFVAEAVVMTLVLIVSGRIKDVPGDRTLRIDLLSVVLSALGLGLLVYGILQSKTWGWFQPLDPPVINGQPFAPLGISPVAYMILLSLVVLWLFVMRQQQLERSGRVPLLKVSLLRITALRSGLTMFMAQYFAIAALFFVVPVYLQTILGFDALQTGLKILPLSLGLILFSILGSRLSTVRSARNIGRVGQLTLGLGVLVVFLAVQPELADFAFAAGMFVVGAGFGLLASQLGNVNMSAVDQSDTSEVGGLQGTFQNLGSSFGTAIVGSVFILLLTSGFTAAVEQSTTIPDDIRAQVVASASKGAPIISQQQAEDLLTDAGADPESATEVAQLYADTQVESLRQSLFFVFALTLLGLMLSSGLPSKLPVPAASNTDDEDAASARSS, encoded by the coding sequence ATGGGGAAATGGTTCGTGCTCATCCTGCTGAGCGTCTCGCAGTTCATCATGGTGCTCGACAGCACGGTGATGAACGTCTCGATCTCCACCGTCGCGCACGATCTCGGCACCGACATCTCGGGCATGCAGGCCGCGATCACGTTCTACGCGCTCACGATGGCGGCGTTCATGCTCACCGGCGGCAAGCTCGGCGACCGCTGGGGCCGCAGCCTCGCCTTCCGCATCGGCTCCGTCATCTACGGCATCGGCTCGCTGACCACCGCGCTGAGCCCCAACCTCACTGTTCTGATGCTCGGCTGGTCGCTCGTCGAGGGCCTCGGTGCCGTGCTCGTGATCCCCGCGATCGCCGCCCTCGCGGCGATCAACTACACCGGCCGCGAGCGCGTGGTCGCCTTCGCAGTGCTCGGCGCCGTCACCGGCGGTGCCGCCGCCGCGGGCCCCCTCATCGGCGGCCTCGTCACCACGTACTCGTCGTGGCGCTACGTCTTCGTCGCCGAAGCCGTCGTCATGACCCTCGTGCTGATCGTGTCGGGCCGGATCAAAGACGTGCCCGGCGACCGCACCCTGCGCATCGACCTGCTCAGCGTCGTGCTGTCGGCACTCGGTCTGGGCCTCTTGGTCTACGGCATCCTGCAGTCCAAGACCTGGGGCTGGTTCCAGCCGCTCGACCCGCCGGTGATCAATGGCCAGCCGTTCGCCCCGCTCGGCATCTCACCGGTCGCCTACATGATCCTGCTGTCCCTCGTCGTGCTGTGGCTGTTCGTGATGCGGCAGCAGCAGCTCGAGCGGAGCGGCCGCGTTCCGCTGCTGAAAGTCAGCCTGCTGCGCATCACCGCGCTGCGCAGCGGCCTGACGATGTTCATGGCGCAGTACTTCGCGATCGCCGCTCTGTTCTTCGTCGTTCCGGTCTACCTGCAGACGATCCTCGGGTTCGACGCGCTGCAGACCGGCCTCAAGATCCTCCCGCTTTCGCTCGGGCTCATCCTGTTCTCGATCCTCGGATCGCGGCTCTCGACGGTGCGGTCGGCGCGGAACATCGGCCGCGTCGGGCAGCTCACGCTGGGCCTCGGCGTGCTCGTGGTGTTCCTCGCGGTGCAGCCCGAGCTCGCCGACTTCGCATTCGCCGCGGGCATGTTCGTGGTCGGCGCCGGATTCGGTCTGCTCGCCTCGCAGCTCGGCAACGTCAACATGTCGGCGGTGGACCAGTCCGACACGTCCGAGGTCGGCGGGCTCCAGGGCACGTTCCAGAACCTCGGGTCGTCGTTCGGCACGGCCATCGTCGGCTCGGTCTTCATCCTGCTCCTCACCTCGGGCTTCACCGCCGCGGTGGAGCAGAGCACGACGATCCCCGACGACATCCGCGCCCAGGTCGTCGCGTCGGCGTCGAAGGGCGCGCCGATCATCTCGCAGCAGCAGGCCGAGGACCTCTTGACGGATGCCGGAGCCGACCCTGAATCGGCCACCGAGGTCGCCCAGCTGTACGCCGATACGCAGGTCGAATCGCTGCGGCAGTCGCTCTTCTTCGTGTTCGCCCTCACCCTGCTCGGACTCATGCTGTCGAGCGGCCTGCCGTCGAAGCTGCCGGTTCCGGCGGCCTCGAACACGGACGACGAGGACGCAGCATCCGCTCGCTCTTCCTGA